The genomic stretch CTAATGAACCTAGTTCACCAGCTGTGTAATCCATCACGGCTTCAGGCTGAGCTAAAATATATTCGGCGATTTTCTTCTCAGAAGCTGGTAGCTGTGGAAGGAGAGCGTGAATAATTCTTAATCCACCTGTCGCCATTTTTTCTCTCTCCTTTTCACTTGCTTTGTTGGATTGCTTTTCGAACATATCCATCATTTTTTTCTAGAAGAGTTCGCGCTTCTTCAACTGTTGCTTGCGTTTTAATCATAACAATGGCTGTCTTCACTTCATTATTGGCTTCTTCTAGCGCTGCTTTTGCTTCTTCATATGAAGCTGCAGTTACTTTTTCGATGATCCCAATCGCTCGTTCTTTTAACTTGTAGTTACTGACATTTACGTCAATCATTAAATTTTCATATGCTTTCCCAAGTTTAATCATAGAAGCTGTTGAAATCATGTTTAAAATCATTTTATGAGCTGTTGCGGACTTTAAACGTGTTGATCCTGTTAAAATTTCAGGGCCTACAACGACTTCTATTGCTCGATCTGCCACTTGTGAAATAGCTGCATTTTCATTACATGATAAGGCAATGGCCTTCGCTCCAATACTTTTCGCATACTTCAAAGCTCCAATTACATACGGAGTTCTTCCACTAGCAGCGATCCCAATAACTGTATCAGCGCTTGTTAATTCAATTCTTTGTAAATCTTGCACGCCACCTTCTTCACTGTCTTCTGCTCCTTCAACAGCTTTTACAAATGCACCTTCTCCTCCAGCCATAATTCCTTGTACAGTAGATGGATCCGTACTAAAAGTAGGAGGGCACTCTACAGCATCCAGAACACCTAATCGACCACTTGTACCAGCTCCAATATAAATGAGTCGACCACCCGATTTTAAAGACTGAACAACATATTCAACAGTTGCTTCAATATCTGGTAAAACCGCATTAACAGCTGCAGCTACCTTTTGATCTTCTTCGTTCATAATGCGTAAAATATCAGCTGTGTTTTCAACATCGATATTCATTGTGCGTTCATTGCGAGATTCTGTTGTTAGTATAGTTAGATTTTTATCCATGACTTTTCCTCCTGTAACACAGTTAAATTTACATTCATTATAATTTTATTAAAATTAAATTTCAATAACTAATTAATATTATTAAAATCAAATTTCAATTAGAACTTTTCCTTCTCTTTTCCACAAAAAAAACATGCGCTAACTAATAATCAGCACATGCTTCTAAGTAAAGCTTTATTTTCCGCCTGTAAACGAGATGCCTTTAACAAAGTATTTATTAAAAAAGGCATATAG from Bacillus sp. 1780r2a1 encodes the following:
- the murQ gene encoding N-acetylmuramic acid 6-phosphate etherase, which translates into the protein MDKNLTILTTESRNERTMNIDVENTADILRIMNEEDQKVAAAVNAVLPDIEATVEYVVQSLKSGGRLIYIGAGTSGRLGVLDAVECPPTFSTDPSTVQGIMAGGEGAFVKAVEGAEDSEEGGVQDLQRIELTSADTVIGIAASGRTPYVIGALKYAKSIGAKAIALSCNENAAISQVADRAIEVVVGPEILTGSTRLKSATAHKMILNMISTASMIKLGKAYENLMIDVNVSNYKLKERAIGIIEKVTAASYEEAKAALEEANNEVKTAIVMIKTQATVEEARTLLEKNDGYVRKAIQQSK